One part of the Deltaproteobacteria bacterium genome encodes these proteins:
- the tsaB gene encoding tRNA (adenosine(37)-N6)-threonylcarbamoyltransferase complex dimerization subunit type 1 TsaB — protein sequence MSFLLAVESSTKHLSVALFEEGRLLEEIVAVSDGTVSQGRTHSEKLLPLIDQILNARQFKIADIRSFAVAVGPGSFTSLRVGMATVMGLACGTGSAIYPVSSLKAMALGVAGDGVLIAPVIKGGRGRVYGAVYQRKGRTVKQRIKQATYEPEGFLAKIKKLKQKIFFVGPGFEILGVRSGPKNIYLDYVFPRASQVGFLAINEKIKPIRPEGLRIRYLQEPGLGGKIQGVKP from the coding sequence ATGTCCTTTCTTCTCGCCGTCGAATCCTCAACCAAACACTTAAGCGTTGCCCTCTTTGAAGAGGGCCGATTGCTCGAAGAAATTGTCGCCGTCTCGGATGGGACGGTGTCCCAAGGCCGCACCCATTCCGAAAAACTTCTTCCCCTCATTGATCAAATTCTCAATGCCCGGCAGTTTAAAATTGCCGATATCCGTTCCTTTGCCGTGGCGGTGGGGCCCGGTTCGTTCACCAGTCTGCGCGTCGGGATGGCTACGGTGATGGGGTTGGCCTGTGGAACCGGCTCTGCCATTTATCCGGTATCCTCTCTGAAGGCTATGGCCCTTGGGGTTGCCGGCGACGGCGTTTTGATCGCGCCGGTCATAAAGGGGGGGAGGGGGCGGGTTTACGGGGCGGTCTACCAGCGAAAAGGGAGGACTGTGAAGCAGAGAATCAAACAAGCGACTTACGAACCCGAAGGGTTTTTGGCAAAAATAAAAAAACTGAAACAAAAAATCTTTTTTGTCGGCCCCGGTTTTGAAATCCTTGGCGTCAGATCGGGTCCAAAAAATATCTATCTTGATTATGTCTTCCCCCGCGCCTCGCAGGTCGGCTTTCTGGCCATCAACGAAAAAATAAAACCGATCCGGCCGGAGGGCTTAAGAATCCGCTATCTTCAGGAGCCGGGTTTGGGGGGAAAAATTCAGGGGGTCAAGCCGTAG
- the rseP gene encoding RIP metalloprotease RseP encodes MTIFYFIIALGILVLVHEWGHFIIARRSGIRVERFSIGFGPKIIGFRRGGTEFRIAPIPLGGYVKLYGEDPMAEAEGDEAKAKEIQASPDAFSARPLHSRLATVFAGPMMNLFLCLVLMPVVFMVGRMIPVILEKPPVVLGVKEGSPAESAGLQKGDEILRIDGAGVKKWSDLLDWIGLHPGEEARVTVKRNGKELEMPVRLEYSPATKQKIGYLGIEPFYFWGDDPIVGDVSGNSPAGGAGLKAGDKITALNGKPVSSWTEMTGIIRGSGGSAVTLAYRRNGAENTVTVTPKFHEGAKAWVIGITKYIDPSGFARKRYGLFEALKEGTRENIKLLGLTLDVLKRLFTFQLSYKALGGPVQIAQASAMAARSGAGEFLYFLAFLSMQLGILNLLPIPVLDGGHVLFMVLEGVRRKPVSLKVRMFSQQVGLALLLGLMLLVTINDVDSVWGFSNIWEKIKGIF; translated from the coding sequence ATGACAATTTTCTATTTTATCATCGCGTTGGGAATCCTTGTTCTTGTCCACGAGTGGGGGCACTTCATCATCGCCCGCAGATCGGGAATCCGGGTGGAGCGGTTCTCCATCGGCTTTGGTCCCAAAATCATCGGTTTCAGGCGGGGAGGCACCGAATTTCGTATCGCTCCGATTCCTCTTGGGGGTTATGTGAAACTCTACGGGGAGGATCCGATGGCGGAGGCGGAGGGGGATGAGGCGAAGGCGAAGGAGATTCAGGCTTCTCCCGACGCCTTTTCGGCCCGACCGCTTCATTCCCGTTTGGCGACCGTTTTTGCCGGTCCCATGATGAATCTTTTTCTCTGCCTTGTTCTCATGCCGGTTGTCTTCATGGTGGGGCGGATGATTCCGGTGATTCTCGAAAAACCTCCCGTTGTTCTGGGGGTGAAGGAGGGTTCTCCGGCAGAATCGGCCGGTCTCCAAAAGGGGGACGAAATTCTGCGGATCGACGGCGCCGGGGTGAAAAAATGGTCCGACCTTCTGGACTGGATCGGCCTTCATCCGGGGGAAGAGGCCCGCGTGACGGTGAAAAGAAACGGGAAGGAACTCGAAATGCCGGTGCGCCTCGAATACTCGCCCGCGACGAAACAGAAGATCGGCTATCTGGGAATTGAGCCGTTTTATTTTTGGGGGGACGACCCGATTGTCGGCGATGTTTCGGGCAACAGCCCGGCAGGCGGAGCGGGGTTGAAAGCCGGCGACAAAATTACCGCCTTGAATGGAAAACCGGTTTCCAGCTGGACCGAAATGACCGGGATCATCCGCGGAAGCGGGGGGTCGGCGGTCACTCTTGCCTATCGGCGCAACGGGGCCGAAAACACGGTGACGGTGACCCCCAAATTTCATGAAGGGGCGAAGGCCTGGGTGATCGGCATTACAAAATATATCGATCCTTCCGGTTTTGCGCGAAAGAGATACGGACTTTTCGAGGCCTTGAAAGAGGGAACAAGGGAAAATATCAAACTGTTGGGGCTGACGCTTGATGTCCTCAAGCGGCTTTTCACCTTTCAACTCTCCTACAAGGCCCTCGGCGGGCCGGTGCAGATTGCGCAGGCCTCGGCGATGGCGGCCAGATCGGGGGCGGGGGAGTTTCTCTACTTTCTCGCTTTCTTGAGCATGCAGTTGGGCATCCTGAATCTTCTGCCGATCCCCGTCTTGGACGGGGGGCACGTTTTATTCATGGTCCTCGAGGGGGTCCGCCGCAAACCGGTTTCGCTGAAGGTCCGGATGTTCTCCCAGCAGGTGGGCCTGGCGCTTCTACTTGGTCTCATGCTGTTGGTGACCATCAACGACGTGGACAGCGTGTGGGGTTTTTCGAATATCTGGGAAAAGATCAAGGGAATTTTTTAA
- a CDS encoding 1-deoxy-D-xylulose-5-phosphate reductoisomerase, which translates to MTKRISILGSTGSIGLSTVDLVLRHPDRFQVVGLAAGSNLKVLCGQIQKLKPKIVSVKSEGEAGELRNLVGRNTVEIVHGVEGASLVASHPEADMVISAIVGAAGLLPTLKAIQQGKTVGLANKESMVIAGELMRREAVKKNVTILPVDSEHSALFQCLEGQRREDVERLILTASGGPFLHKPASEFGQITVKEALNHPNWKMGAKITVDSATMMNKGLEVMEARWLFDLPVDKIDICVHPQSIVHSMVEYIDGSVMAQMGLPDMKVPIAYALSYPERIETGVPRLDLFQKRELTFYPPDFEKFTCLKTAYEVARRGKTSPAVLNAANEEAVAAFLADKIKFTDIPRLIDKTIQAHQPFEVKSLEDVLEADRWARERTKFQISNSKSQTK; encoded by the coding sequence ATGACTAAACGAATCTCAATCTTGGGAAGCACTGGTTCCATCGGCCTCTCGACGGTCGATCTTGTTTTGCGTCATCCCGACCGGTTCCAGGTCGTCGGCTTGGCGGCCGGATCCAATCTTAAGGTTCTTTGCGGCCAGATTCAAAAGCTCAAACCGAAAATCGTGTCGGTCAAGTCCGAAGGCGAGGCCGGGGAATTGAGAAATCTCGTCGGCCGGAACACGGTTGAAATTGTCCATGGGGTCGAGGGGGCTTCGCTTGTCGCCTCTCACCCGGAAGCGGATATGGTTATCTCCGCCATTGTCGGCGCCGCCGGTCTTTTGCCGACATTAAAGGCCATTCAACAGGGAAAGACAGTCGGCCTGGCCAACAAGGAAAGCATGGTGATTGCCGGCGAGTTGATGCGGCGCGAGGCCGTAAAGAAAAATGTGACGATTCTCCCGGTTGACAGCGAACATTCGGCGCTCTTCCAATGTCTGGAAGGACAGAGGCGGGAGGATGTGGAACGGCTTATCCTGACCGCCTCGGGGGGGCCTTTTTTGCACAAGCCGGCCTCCGAGTTCGGACAAATCACCGTCAAAGAGGCGCTCAACCATCCCAACTGGAAGATGGGGGCCAAAATCACCGTCGATTCGGCCACCATGATGAACAAGGGGCTCGAGGTGATGGAGGCCCGCTGGCTTTTTGACCTTCCGGTGGATAAAATCGACATTTGCGTGCATCCCCAGAGCATCGTGCATTCGATGGTCGAATATATCGACGGCTCGGTGATGGCCCAGATGGGCCTGCCCGACATGAAGGTGCCGATTGCCTATGCGTTGAGCTACCCGGAACGGATTGAAACCGGAGTTCCCCGCCTCGATCTTTTCCAAAAAAGAGAGCTGACTTTTTATCCGCCCGATTTTGAAAAATTCACCTGCCTGAAGACGGCCTATGAGGTCGCGCGAAGGGGAAAAACTTCTCCGGCGGTTCTCAATGCGGCCAACGAAGAGGCGGTGGCCGCCTTTTTGGCGGATAAAATAAAGTTTACCGATATTCCCCGGCTCATCGACAAAACAATTCAGGCCCATCAGCCGTTTGAGGTGAAGAGCCTTGAAGATGTTCTTGAGGCCGATCGGTGGGCGCGTGAAAGGACAAAATTCCAAATCTCAAATTCCAAATCTCAAACAAAATGA
- a CDS encoding phosphatidate cytidylyltransferase has product MTQWVSGILVAIAVILLLLYAPKEGVQGVVVVLSLAGLWEYFNITNGGEPLWIKACGLALGGGMTALLIFWAGSSDRFPALFAAALMATLVLHFFGSADFMVRFRHAAFFYFGVMYVSVLFSFWGKMRGLPEWRFWFFLMLAGTVLSDVGGYVVGRWIGRHKLAPRISPGKTIEGLIGGVVFTVSAGFVVRFLFLPDFSTAPLVIVCIAIAVIGPLGDLSESLIKRGFGVKDSGRLIPGHGGLLDRVDALLFTGPVVYYFAKYFS; this is encoded by the coding sequence ATGACGCAGTGGGTTTCAGGCATTCTTGTCGCCATAGCGGTCATCCTCCTTCTTCTCTACGCCCCCAAAGAAGGGGTGCAGGGGGTTGTGGTTGTCTTGTCGCTCGCCGGCCTGTGGGAATATTTCAACATCACAAACGGGGGGGAGCCTTTGTGGATCAAAGCGTGCGGCCTGGCATTGGGGGGGGGGATGACCGCCCTTTTGATTTTTTGGGCCGGGTCGTCCGACCGGTTTCCGGCCCTGTTTGCGGCGGCACTGATGGCAACGCTCGTTCTTCATTTTTTCGGTTCCGCCGATTTTATGGTCCGTTTTCGCCATGCGGCGTTTTTTTATTTCGGCGTCATGTACGTAAGCGTCCTTTTTTCCTTCTGGGGAAAGATGCGGGGACTTCCCGAATGGCGGTTCTGGTTTTTTTTGATGCTGGCGGGAACCGTTTTGTCCGATGTCGGCGGATATGTCGTCGGCCGTTGGATCGGCCGGCACAAACTGGCGCCGCGGATTTCACCGGGGAAGACGATCGAGGGGTTGATCGGCGGTGTTGTTTTCACCGTTTCCGCCGGCTTTGTGGTCCGTTTTCTGTTTTTGCCGGATTTTTCCACCGCTCCTCTGGTGATTGTTTGCATCGCGATTGCGGTCATCGGGCCGTTGGGCGATTTGAGCGAGTCGCTCATTAAAAGAGGTTTTGGGGTGAAGGATTCGGGCCGATTGATTCCGGGCCACGGCGGTTTGTTGGACCGCGTGGATGCGCTTCTGTTCACCGGCCCGGTGGTTTATTATTTTGCGAAATATTTTTCGTGA
- the uppS gene encoding di-trans,poly-cis-decaprenylcistransferase, with protein MNLPEHVAIIMGGNGRWARARGLNRIEGHRTGIDVSEKIITAARDIGIRYLTLYAFSKENWERPPEEVAALMRFLKAFLLEKRQKMLDNRIKLNAIGDLSRLPADVYETLAQVMRDTGDKRHEMVLTLALSYGSRDEIVRAAKKILAGGPLEKITEEAFGQYLDTRGLPDVDLVIRTSGEHRVSNFLLWQGAYAEYVFEECFWPEFTKEHLMRALEEYRTRERRYGKISEQL; from the coding sequence ATGAATCTCCCCGAACATGTCGCGATCATCATGGGCGGCAACGGCCGATGGGCCAGGGCCCGCGGTTTGAACCGCATCGAGGGGCACAGGACCGGCATCGACGTCTCGGAAAAAATCATCACCGCCGCCCGCGACATCGGAATCAGGTATCTGACCCTCTACGCCTTTTCGAAGGAAAACTGGGAGCGCCCCCCCGAAGAGGTCGCCGCCCTGATGCGTTTTTTAAAGGCCTTTCTCCTGGAAAAACGGCAAAAGATGCTCGACAACCGGATTAAGTTGAACGCCATCGGCGACCTTTCGCGCCTCCCCGCCGATGTTTATGAGACTCTCGCACAGGTCATGCGTGACACCGGGGATAAACGGCATGAAATGGTTTTGACGCTGGCGTTGAGCTACGGCTCCCGCGACGAAATTGTCCGGGCGGCCAAAAAAATTCTCGCCGGCGGCCCGCTCGAAAAAATCACCGAGGAGGCGTTCGGACAATATCTGGACACGCGGGGGCTTCCCGATGTCGATCTGGTCATCCGCACCAGCGGCGAGCACCGTGTCAGCAATTTCCTCCTCTGGCAGGGGGCCTATGCGGAATATGTCTTTGAGGAATGTTTCTGGCCGGAATTTACCAAAGAACATCTGATGAGAGCGCTTGAAGAATACCGGACGCGCGAGCGGCGGTACGGGAAAATCAGCGAGCAATTATGA